A section of the Lepus europaeus isolate LE1 chromosome 19, mLepTim1.pri, whole genome shotgun sequence genome encodes:
- the ASPDH gene encoding aspartate dehydrogenase domain-containing protein, whose product MALDAGVPRRVGVLGFGRLGQSLVSQLLAQGPELGLELVFVWNRDPGRMAGSVPPPLQLQSLAALGERHPDLVVEVAHPKIIHDHGVQILCHADLLVGSPSALADPTTERQLREASQRWNHAVFVARGALWGAEDIKRLDAAGGLQSLRVTMATHPDGFRLEGPLAAAAHSTGPRSVLYEGPVRGLCPFAPRNSNTMAAAALAAPSLGFDGVIGVLVADLSLADMHVVDVELCGPPGPTGRRFAVHTHRENPAEPGAVTGSATVAAFWRSLLGCRQLPPGPGIHLC is encoded by the exons ATGGCCCTCGACGCCGGGGTCCCGCGGAGGGTGGGCGTGCTGGGCTTCGGCCGCCTCG gTCAGTCCCTTGTGTCCCAGTTGCTGGCTCAGGGACCGGAGCTGGGCCTAGAACTTGTTTTTGTCTGGAACCGTGACCCGGGGCGGATGGCAGGGAGcgtgccccctcccctgcagctccAGAGCCTGGCCGCCCTTGGGGAAAG GCACCCTGATCTTGTGGTAGAAGTGGCCCATCCCAAAATAATCCACGACCACGGGGTGCAAATCCTGTGCCACGCCGATCTCCTG GTGGGGTCACCCTCGGCGCTGGCTGACCCGACCACCGAGCGGCAGCTCCGGGAGGCCTCGCAGCGCTGGAACCACGCTGTGTTTGTGGCTCGAGGGGCCCTGTGGGGCGCTGAGGACATCAAGAGGCTGGACGCGGCCGGAGGCCTCCAG AGCCTCCGTGTCACTATGGCCACGCACCCGGATGGCTTCCGGCTGGAGGGACCCCTGGCTGCCGCcgcccacagcactgggccccgcTCGGTCCTCTACGAAGGCCCCGTCCGTGGACTCTGCCCCTTTGCCCCGCGCAACTCCAACACCATGGCGGccgctgccctggctgcccccagccTGGGTTTCGACGGCGTGATCGGGGTGCTGGTGGCCGATCTCAG CCTCGCGGACATGCACGTCGTGGACGTGGAGCTGTGCGGACCCCCGGGGCCCACGGGCCGGCGCTTCGCCGTGCACACCCACAGAGAGAACCCTGCAGAGCCGGGCGCCGTCACGGGCTCGGCCACCGTCGCCGCTTTTTGGCGCAGCCTCCTGG GCTGCCGCCAGCTGCCCCCCGGGCCCGGGATCCACCTCTGCTGA
- the JOSD2 gene encoding josephin-2 isoform X1 — protein sequence MPGSLVPGEPGRGGPVSSLAARALPSMEEAAPRPWAPERPPRPLRRRSPGRHVPGPGSTAEPALRVPRAAAPGAVRRARPQQRVAAAAVQPGGCRRHLLAPDSRLNPHRSFLGTGNYDVNVIMAALQGLGLAAVWWDRRRPLSQLALPQVLGLILNLPSPVSLGLLSLPLRRRHWVALRQVGGVYYNLDSKLRAPEALGDEDGVRAFLAAALAQGLCEVLLVVTKEVEEKGCWLRTD from the exons ATGCCAGGGAGCCTTGTCCCTGGAGAGCCGGGGCGCGGGGGTCCCGTGTCGTCCCTGGCTGCCCGGGCCCTGCCCTCCATGGAGGAAGccgcccccaggccctgggcccctgagcGGCCTCCGCGCCCCCTCCGCAGGAGGAGCCCAGGACGGCATGTCCCAGGCCCCGGGAGCACGGCCGAGCCCGCCCTCCGTGTACCACGAGCGGCAGCGCCTGGAGCTGTGCGCCGTGCACGCCCTCAACAACGTGTTGCAGCAGCAGCTGTTCAGCCAGGAGGCTGCCGACGACATCT GCTGGCCCCAGACTCCCGGCTGAACCCACACCGCAGCTTCCTGGGCACCGGCAACTATGACGTCAACGTCATCATGGCCgccctgcagggcctgggcctggccgccGTGTGGTGGGACAGGAGGAG GcccctgtcccagctggccctgccccaggtgctggggctgatCCTGAACCTGCCCTCGCCCGTctccctggggctgctgtccCTGCCCCTGCGCCGGCGGCACTGGGTGGCCCTGCGCCAGGTGGGCGGCGTCTACTACAACCTGGACTCCAAGCTGCGGGCGCCCGAGGCCCTGGGGGACGAGGACGGCGTCAG GGCCTTCCtggccgcggcgctggcccagggcctgtgcgaggtgctgctggtggtgaccaaggaggtggaggagaagggCTGCTGGCTGCGGACGGACTGA
- the JOSD2 gene encoding josephin-2 isoform X2, with protein sequence MSQAPGARPSPPSVYHERQRLELCAVHALNNVLQQQLFSQEAADDICKRLAPDSRLNPHRSFLGTGNYDVNVIMAALQGLGLAAVWWDRRRPLSQLALPQVLGLILNLPSPVSLGLLSLPLRRRHWVALRQVGGVYYNLDSKLRAPEALGDEDGVRAFLAAALAQGLCEVLLVVTKEVEEKGCWLRTD encoded by the exons ATGTCCCAGGCCCCGGGAGCACGGCCGAGCCCGCCCTCCGTGTACCACGAGCGGCAGCGCCTGGAGCTGTGCGCCGTGCACGCCCTCAACAACGTGTTGCAGCAGCAGCTGTTCAGCCAGGAGGCTGCCGACGACATCTGTAAGAG GCTGGCCCCAGACTCCCGGCTGAACCCACACCGCAGCTTCCTGGGCACCGGCAACTATGACGTCAACGTCATCATGGCCgccctgcagggcctgggcctggccgccGTGTGGTGGGACAGGAGGAG GcccctgtcccagctggccctgccccaggtgctggggctgatCCTGAACCTGCCCTCGCCCGTctccctggggctgctgtccCTGCCCCTGCGCCGGCGGCACTGGGTGGCCCTGCGCCAGGTGGGCGGCGTCTACTACAACCTGGACTCCAAGCTGCGGGCGCCCGAGGCCCTGGGGGACGAGGACGGCGTCAG GGCCTTCCtggccgcggcgctggcccagggcctgtgcgaggtgctgctggtggtgaccaaggaggtggaggagaagggCTGCTGGCTGCGGACGGACTGA